The DNA region AGGGCGGATGCCATTCTGGTTCAAGGCATCAATGATCCGGAGTACCGCCGATTAATCGACAAAGCGGCCGGACTTGGCATCCCCGTCATCACGATCGATACGGATGAGCCGGATTCCCAAAGACTGGCTTACGTCGGAACGGATAACGAGGGGGCCGGAAAGCGGATGGGCGAGCTGGTGGCGAAGGCTTCCGGGGAGCGCGGCGACATTGGAGTTGTGATCAGCAACGAGCGGGTCGAGAACCAGCGGCTCAGGCTGGCCGGCTTTCGTTCCGTGATCGGCCGTTATCCCGGGCTCCGCATTGTGGAGATCCGCTCCTCGGACATTTCGCGGCTTCAGGCAGCCCAGCAAGCTCAGAACATGCTCGCCCGGTATCCGGAGATCCGCTACGTGGTTGGATTCAGTGCGCTGGACGGCCCTGGCATTCTGGAAGCCTCGGAGCGGATTGGCTCGAGGAGTCTGCATATATTCGCTTTTGACGATATGGCCGAAACGCTGGAAGCCGTCAG from Paenibacillus macerans includes:
- a CDS encoding sugar-binding protein: MSNRKWTLILIPVFLPFAWLLLQFTLSSLQIHQFAEQLKTVSPTDGGSGTKVVLISQELDNFFWRSIEQGARKEAEQYGMRLDYIGPGRINPSEQIKLLDKAIAARADAILVQGINDPEYRRLIDKAAGLGIPVITIDTDEPDSQRLAYVGTDNEGAGKRMGELVAKASGERGDIGVVISNERVENQRLRLAGFRSVIGRYPGLRIVEIRSSDISRLQAAQQAQNMLARYPEIRYVVGFSALDGPGILEASERIGSRSLHIFAFDDMAETLEAVRDNKIELTIVQQPVEMGAMAIKLLNDYLKGNDPQEITYTRVYEIHADSSDKTSGDGGR